The genomic DNA AAGTGGCTCTCATTCCATAGGTAATTTTACAGTACAGTGCTGCAATGAATAAAGTGTTGTAGTGGCGATGCATGTCACTTCCTTATTAGTGTAAAACTATTGTTTTCAAATTTGTATTGCATCAAAATCTATTCACCATCCATTAGCCGCTTACTAACCATTAAGTAGGGCTTATGGTTCATAGAAATATACACCTATTTTAAAGCAAACATTTTTGTCTCTCTTCTAAACAGTGGCTATGACTTTGGGTACCTGATCAAAATTTTGTCTAACTCAAAATTGCCAGAGGAAGAGGTCGACTTCTTCGAGATTCTTCGGCTATTTTTTCCCATAATTTATGATGTGAAATACCTCATGAAGAGCTGTAAGAACCTGAAGgtatttaagtgttttttatgtaattaatgttTGAAATGTGAATAAGGTTGTTGTCATTAGAGACTGATCTCTTATTTGATCATTGTGGATGATTTTGGACCACTGTCATCACTACATTTCATTGAGTGATAAGATACAAGAGACTGTGCTACACTGTGAATATATTCACATCTAAAGGGTATTGTTAGGCAAGATGTACAGCAGAGACAAGCGTGAAACAAATAGGAAAATATGTACAGTGGCAATAAAACGTatttgaaccctttggaattacctgcatttatgtatacatttgtcttaaaatctggtttgattatcatctaagttacaataatgaacaaacacaatctttttttaactaataacacacaaattaatttattgttcttgtacatattgaatacatcattcaaacattcacagtgttggttggaaaaagtatgtgaacccctaggttaatgacgtcaacaaaagcaaATTAGATTTGGCAAACTCCTGActcctggcatccaattaatgaaacaaaattggaggtgtgggtttgagctactttgacttataaaaagcactcaatcattttgagtttgctattcacaagaaacctctgctgacatggaccatgcctcgcaaaagagagatctcagaagacctacgatcaagaattgttgctttgcataaagctggaaaggtttACAacgttatctcgaagagcttagatattcatctgtccataaatggagacaatttagtacagtgcctactctccctagaagtggccatccagccaagatgactcaaagggcaaaccacagaatgctcaatgaagtaaaaaaataaccctagagtgacagctaatggaacaggttaacatctctgttcatgagtctactatatggaaaacattaaacagacatggtgtccatggcaggacaccacgaaggaagccgctgctttgcaacaaaaacattgcggcgcacctgaagtttgccaaagaccaccttgacactccacaacgcctCTGGGAAAATAATGTCagagtggctgtgtgccagctgaagctcagtagaagttgggtgatgcagcaggacaatgaccctaatcattgaagtaaatccactacagaatggctccaaaaaaagaaaatccaccttttggagtcaCCCATTCAGAGatcagaccttaacccaatagatatgctgtggaatgacctcaaaagagccgttcacaccagacatcctaagaatattgGTGAGCTGatgcagttctgtaaggaagaatggtccaaaattcttcTGAACTGCAGTTCTAATCCACAGTTACTGGCAATGCTTTGTTGAGGTTAtttctgccaaaggaggatcgaccagttattaaatccaagggttcacttactttttccacagtactgtgaatgttgaatgggatgtgtttaataaagacatgaaagactataattgtttgtgtgttgttagcttaagtgtgttaatgtgtgtttgtctatacttgtgactttgatgaagataagagtttatgaccaattaatgcagaaaaccagctaattccaaagggttcacatactttttcttgccactgtaaatatATAAGGAATATTTCCATTTGGGTTAAAATGGGTTTAATTACCAGGTGACTTTTACAATAAATTACTTTGTTTTGCAAAATGAATGACAAGGAGGCGCCACCCAGGATCATGTGATCATAAACAGCAAAAATACTTCCTTGAAGTGAACATTGCATATGCCCTTCTTAAAGAGATCAAGTTGctcactttcatttggaatgacCCTTCGAATTGCATCCCCTTCTCACAGTGCCCTTCAAGAGCACAAAAACGGCATTGGAATTGACTCAATATCATAGATTTAAGCAGGCTGGAACACCATGTTTACCAATACACATACAGGACCAGAACGATCTGATTTATATTGGATTTTATTGGATGAATTTTTAGCAATCAATGAATCAGTCTCAAATTTCCATTATGTGATGTTCAGGGTGGTCTGCAGGAGGTGGCAGAGCAACTTGAGCTGGAGAGGATTGGACCTCAGCATCAGGCAGGGTCAGACTCATTACTCACAGGAATGGCATTCTTCAAGATGAGAGAGGTATGCCATCAACTGAGAAATCATCTAAGCATGtccttattaaatatatatatatatatatataaaaaataaaaaattgtagttTGAGCATAGAGTGGAAATGAGTTAAACTATACATACAGTGTTGTAGAGAAGTTAGAACAGCATTCGACTACAATGTAGTTCAATTAGTTAAATCACCTTACAGGCGATAGGCTCCCTTTCAGCATTGTCATTGTCTTTAAAAACAGAGCTTATTACTGGTACCCAGCATTTATAGATTATACTGACAGAAATTGATTTTATTATCTTCTCTCATTGCAGATGTTTTTTGAGGACCACATAGATGATGCTAAGTATTGTGGTCACTTGTATGGACTGGGTTCAGGCTCATCCTATGTCCAGAATGGCACAGGAAATGCCTATGAAGAGGAGGCCAACAAGCAGCAATCATGACAGACAAAGAATCCCTCACCGTAAAGAACCTCATATACAGGGCTTAAAACATAggtttttagttgttttgttttgttgttgttgtttttttcatgagATATTTgatagcactttaaagctcccatccaacagaagaagaaaaaaaaaacttcttcccTTTGTTGCCTTCTCTGGGTTAAATTTTTTCACACAATGTTCATCTTTTTATGGTTAAAGAAGAGGAACCATTTGGTGTTTTAGTTTTTCCCCCACAGCTCAGCCTTAATGTTAAGGTacattttatgttctttttttatcgttaatttattgtatttgttttttctcGTGTACTGTTGCATAGTTCAATGACTAATTTGGCAAAACGGAGTATACCAGTCATTTACAGGAACTGTCATTCCCTGATCACAGTAGTACTGATTTCACACAATTTGCAATAACTTTAGACAGATGGAGGATCTCACAGACTACCAGATAAATACAGGCACTTAATTGTAAAAAGCCTCACACTGATTTTACCCTTTATGTTGGGTTAGCACAGATTTTACCACAAAAGTAAATTTAGAGTGATGATGTAACTGCCACTATTTAAGTGATCTGAGGTCACCTCATAATTCTGGTCAAGATTGtctttccattttcattttaaaaagaggTTTTGTAGTATTTTAGTATTAAAACATTCAAAGCCTTTTATTCATTTAAGAAATAATGGCTCTTAAAAACTCTTAGCCAACTCAAGTACTCCGTATCAGTGGAACTAGTTTTACTTGTAGTGGTGGTTTTTGAATGGTGCACATTTTGTCCTGTTTGggtttttctccttttcttttctcttttttgtattgtattgctTTACAATTCTGTGTTGCCTAAATCTGCTGCATGTACtgaaaaaacatttgaataaataCTGTGTTAACTAATCTGAGTTTTTATAGACAATTGAATCGCTTGAACACAGCTCGTCTTTTGTTGAATGTCTGATTTGGTGAATGATGATTATGATAGCTCTTATTTCCCACACACCCCCTTGTCTATCATCTTAATGTGTACAGTATCCACATTGGCATTATGCAATATAAAGAGTGACTGTTTTtagaatatttggaaataaaagcTTCCGGTTTTTCCTAACATAACCAAAGTTTGTTCAAACTTatgttcagggttgggagggttacttttgaaatgtattccactacagattacagaatacatgctgtaaaatgtcatttgtaatgtatttcgttagattactcaaggtcagtaacgtattctaaatactttggattacttcttcagcactggtagattttttcacttgttttgactataaaaactctgccagtacagtaagacaaaatacatgttaaaaatacattctctgaaaaacctaaatatcttatgcagtgttgtttctaaaacaagataaatcaaattgatcttgtttaaaggagttttagatatttttacaggaaaatgatacaaaaattatcaaaaataagatttttgtcctaatatcaaaggtcttaacagaaaaaagaaattatgatctaacgtgaattttcttgactATAAAatgtgatcgtgcctggtaacgtgcatgtaaaatggctagaaatagtttTTAGATTAGCgtgaagctgacaatttacacaacgtttatttctatttcttctgctccaaacttacttctctgtctgctcgtatgaatgtaacacttcataagaaaatgtttcaccgctgttcaaatgcactttggatcgcatcatttatatgtataaaagttttccatctgaaaggactaaatattaaatgaaaca from Myxocyprinus asiaticus isolate MX2 ecotype Aquarium Trade chromosome 22, UBuf_Myxa_2, whole genome shotgun sequence includes the following:
- the LOC127413266 gene encoding CCR4-NOT transcription complex subunit 7 isoform X2, translating into MKTGHYTNSTVFCREDMYAQDSIELLTSSGIQFKKHEEEGIETLYFAELLMTSGVVLCEGVKWLSFHSGYDFGYLIKILSNSKLPEEEVDFFEILRLFFPIIYDVKYLMKSCKNLKGGLQEVAEQLELERIGPQHQAGSDSLLTGMAFFKMREMFFEDHIDDAKYCGHLYGLGSGSSYVQNGTGNAYEEEANKQQS